The Pseudofrankia inefficax genome window below encodes:
- a CDS encoding acyl-CoA reductase produces MTVTETTPSQGPRPPQGLVPSPGLAPSGSPTPAKLKVPHVVRGKVVWGEDVEYASRDFGVPFVTPRIHFNELITPRTEQGPAFDVPLTDIIDYLVEVAAHLDLAKNPYLQESLELTAQVSQMPRRMIENTFHRPGQFLTRQSMGFRLEKTFRDVRVLDGWVEHTDPTGRRTRIRAFPPRLVHMLAGNSPSGAMTSIADAALVKAINVFKLPSADPFTTVAVLRTMADIDPDHPVLRSMSAVYWKGGDAKVENVLYRAQYFDKIIGWGGGAAINNVIKYTGPGFHLVAFDPKVSMAIIGREALASPDTMREVAELAALDATVFNQDACLAARHIAVEADVDDDAEMERLDQFCALLRDRLNVDREFASAVGPATPSDIREAVEGMRFLEPDYRIWGEYDGSGLVVRSPEPVDFHPTNKTVNVVPVGSLVEATHFANVATQTVGVYPPERKAEIRDLLATAGVQRVVRLGSAMTGTMGNPHDGMYPLHRFVNWVADDDA; encoded by the coding sequence ATGACCGTCACCGAGACCACACCATCGCAGGGCCCCAGGCCGCCGCAGGGCCTCGTGCCGTCGCCGGGCCTCGCGCCGTCCGGCTCGCCGACGCCCGCGAAGCTGAAGGTGCCGCACGTCGTGCGCGGCAAGGTCGTCTGGGGCGAGGACGTCGAGTACGCCTCGCGCGACTTCGGCGTGCCGTTCGTGACACCGCGGATCCACTTCAACGAGCTGATCACGCCTCGCACCGAGCAGGGCCCCGCCTTCGACGTCCCGCTCACCGACATCATCGACTACCTGGTCGAGGTCGCCGCGCATCTGGACCTGGCGAAGAACCCGTACCTGCAGGAGTCGCTGGAACTGACCGCGCAGGTCAGCCAGATGCCGCGACGCATGATCGAGAACACGTTCCACCGGCCCGGGCAGTTCCTCACCCGCCAGTCGATGGGGTTCCGCCTGGAGAAGACCTTCCGTGACGTCCGGGTCCTCGACGGCTGGGTGGAGCACACCGACCCGACCGGCCGGCGGACCCGGATTCGCGCGTTCCCGCCACGGCTGGTGCACATGCTGGCCGGGAACTCACCGTCGGGCGCGATGACCTCGATCGCCGACGCCGCGCTCGTCAAGGCCATCAACGTGTTCAAGCTGCCGTCGGCCGACCCGTTCACCACCGTCGCCGTGCTGCGCACGATGGCCGACATCGACCCGGACCACCCGGTGCTGCGCTCGATGTCCGCCGTCTACTGGAAGGGCGGCGACGCGAAGGTCGAGAACGTCCTCTACCGGGCCCAGTACTTCGACAAGATCATCGGCTGGGGTGGCGGCGCGGCGATCAACAACGTCATCAAGTACACCGGGCCTGGGTTCCACCTGGTCGCCTTCGACCCGAAGGTCTCGATGGCGATCATCGGACGGGAGGCGCTGGCCTCGCCGGACACGATGCGCGAGGTCGCGGAGCTCGCGGCGCTCGACGCGACCGTCTTCAACCAGGACGCCTGCCTCGCCGCCCGGCACATCGCCGTCGAGGCCGACGTCGACGACGACGCGGAGATGGAGCGGCTCGACCAGTTCTGCGCGCTGCTGCGCGACCGGCTGAACGTCGACCGCGAGTTCGCCTCCGCCGTCGGCCCGGCCACGCCGTCGGACATCCGTGAGGCCGTCGAGGGCATGCGCTTCCTGGAGCCGGACTACCGGATCTGGGGCGAGTACGACGGCTCGGGCCTCGTCGTCCGCTCCCCCGAGCCGGTCGACTTCCATCCGACGAACAAGACCGTCAACGTCGTGCCGGTCGGGTCGCTGGTCGAGGCGACGCACTTCGCCAACGTGGCGACGCAGACCGTCGGCGTGTACCCGCCCGAGCGCAAGGCCGAGATCCGCGACCTGCTGGCGACCGCCGGGGTGCAACGGGTCGTCAGGCTCGGCAGCGCGATGACCGGCACGATGGGCAACCCGCACGACGGCATGTATCCGCTGCACCGGTTCGTCAACTGGGTGGCCGACGATGACGCCTGA
- a CDS encoding aldo/keto reductase yields MTPDASSPAAPRGLPVVPPPAWVHGDATTLRQRVLGRSGIRVSELALGTMTFGTRAGWGSDESVCREIYAAFREAGGTFVDTANNYAAGESEEIVGRLVAAERDDLVVASKFTLPTNLADPNSGGSSRKTIRGSVERSLRRLGTDYLDVLWVHAWDRNTPVEETLRALDDLVHAGKVLAIGLSNMPAWVIAQAATLTSLRGWSPVAAVQVEYSLLARTADREMLPMADTFGLAVAAWSPLGRGRLVKAAPANASVPAAQARAVEALGQVADELEATPASVAIAWVMAHGLLPTLGVSSVKQLADSLAAARLTLSADQLTHLDTATDVRLGYPHEFLRDRCPTLAPPPPR; encoded by the coding sequence ATGACGCCTGACGCTTCGTCCCCGGCCGCGCCGCGGGGGCTGCCGGTGGTCCCGCCGCCGGCCTGGGTGCACGGCGACGCGACGACGCTGCGGCAGCGGGTGCTCGGGCGGTCCGGCATCCGGGTCTCGGAGCTCGCGTTGGGCACGATGACGTTCGGCACCCGCGCCGGCTGGGGGTCCGACGAGTCGGTCTGCCGGGAGATCTACGCCGCCTTCCGGGAAGCCGGCGGGACCTTCGTCGACACGGCGAACAACTACGCCGCCGGCGAGAGCGAGGAGATCGTCGGCCGGCTCGTCGCCGCCGAGCGGGACGACCTCGTGGTGGCGTCCAAGTTCACCCTGCCGACGAACCTGGCCGACCCGAACTCGGGCGGCTCCAGCCGCAAGACGATCCGCGGAAGCGTCGAGCGGTCGCTGCGCCGGCTCGGGACCGATTACCTGGACGTGCTCTGGGTGCACGCGTGGGACCGCAACACCCCGGTCGAGGAGACGCTGCGTGCCCTGGACGATCTGGTCCACGCCGGGAAGGTGCTCGCGATCGGCCTGTCCAACATGCCGGCCTGGGTGATCGCGCAGGCGGCGACACTCACGTCGCTGCGTGGCTGGTCTCCGGTCGCGGCGGTTCAGGTCGAGTACTCGCTGCTGGCGCGGACCGCGGACCGCGAGATGCTCCCGATGGCCGACACGTTCGGCCTGGCCGTCGCCGCGTGGAGCCCGCTCGGCCGCGGCCGGCTCGTCAAGGCCGCCCCCGCGAACGCGTCGGTGCCGGCGGCGCAGGCCCGGGCGGTCGAGGCGCTCGGCCAGGTGGCCGACGAACTGGAGGCGACGCCGGCCTCGGTCGCGATCGCCTGGGTGATGGCCCACGGCCTGCTCCCGACGCTCGGCGTCAGCAGCGTGAAACAGCTCGCCGACAGCCTCGCCGCGGCCCGCCTGACCCTTTCGGCCGACCAGCTAACCCACCTCGACACCGCCACCGATGTCCGCCTGGGCTACCCCCACGAGTTCCTCCGCGACCGCTGCCCAACCCTGGCCCCGCCTCCCCCGCGCTAG